In Bacteroidota bacterium, one DNA window encodes the following:
- a CDS encoding SDR family oxidoreductase produces MDLQNKVAVITGVSKGIGMHLSQQLLSKGAKVYGLGRNNTIQHPNYNFILCDVRNQKEVDIAFDQILADNHSVDILVNNAGLGYFGFLEEMPVEQWHEMFDTNIDGLFFCTRRVLSSMKKQGSGHIINISSTAGLDGLAQTAGYCSTKFAVRGFSEALYKEVRDYGVKVTCVYPGSVKTDFFRNSPVIKPHDNMLMPEELASFMVQALETSSHFHQVNLEVRPLMPKGRKSWEG; encoded by the coding sequence ATGGATTTACAAAACAAAGTAGCAGTAATTACAGGTGTTTCCAAAGGGATAGGAATGCATTTATCGCAACAATTACTTTCTAAAGGTGCCAAAGTGTATGGGTTAGGGAGAAACAATACAATTCAACATCCTAACTATAATTTTATACTGTGTGATGTGCGCAATCAAAAAGAGGTAGATATCGCCTTTGACCAAATATTGGCAGACAATCATTCGGTAGATATATTGGTAAACAATGCAGGATTGGGGTATTTTGGGTTTTTGGAAGAAATGCCCGTTGAACAATGGCATGAAATGTTTGACACCAATATAGACGGACTTTTCTTTTGCACTCGCAGGGTTTTGAGTTCTATGAAAAAACAAGGTTCGGGGCATATTATCAATATTTCGTCAACCGCAGGGTTGGACGGGCTGGCACAAACAGCGGGTTATTGCAGCACTAAGTTTGCAGTACGCGGTTTTAGCGAAGCTCTATATAAAGAAGTTCGCGATTATGGGGTAAAAGTTACCTGTGTTTATCCCGGTAGCGTAAAAACTGACTTTTTTCGCAACAGCCCGGTTATCAAACCACACGACAATATGTTAATGCCCGAAGAATTAGCAAGCTTCATGGTACAGGCATTAGAAACATCCTCACATTTTCATCAGGTTAACCTCGAAGTAAGACCTTTGATGCCAAAAGGACGTAAGTCATGGGAAGGGTAA
- a CDS encoding SufE family protein — protein sequence MSIQEKQEQIIAQFARITDKMEQYRHIIETGKQLPPMNENLKTDDKLIRGCQAKVWLDVELKDGKVHFMADSDTLITKGLIALIIQVMDNEPARDILKTDLYFLDRIGLKEHLGPARSNGLLNMIKQVKLAALSAGK from the coding sequence ATGTCAATACAGGAAAAACAAGAACAAATTATTGCACAATTTGCTCGAATTACAGACAAAATGGAGCAATACAGACACATCATTGAAACCGGAAAACAACTTCCGCCTATGAATGAAAATCTAAAAACCGATGACAAACTCATTCGTGGCTGCCAAGCAAAAGTATGGCTGGATGTAGAACTAAAAGATGGCAAAGTTCATTTTATGGCAGACTCTGACACCTTAATTACCAAAGGACTGATTGCATTAATTATTCAGGTAATGGACAATGAGCCGGCAAGAGATATACTCAAAACCGACCTGTATTTTTTGGACAGAATCGGACTCAAAGAACATCTTGGTCCTGCACGTTCTAATGGGTTGCTCAATATGATAAAGCAAGTCAAACTCGCGGCACTGAGTGCGGGCAAATAG
- a CDS encoding cysteine desulfurase, which yields MKTQIKFDSDAVRKDFPLLHNIPNITYLDNAATTHKPQTVIDAVEHFYTNENANIHRAVHALGQEATRKFEEARTTVAHFINAKQSNEIIFTRGATEGINLVAFAFGELLQSGDEILLSDMEHHSNIVPWQILCKRKGCLLKVIPVNRQGKIVEKDFEKLLNYKTRLVALTHVSNTLGTINPIKNLIAKAHNYGAKVLIDGAQSIQHLPVDMQDLDCDFFAFSGHKVFGPTGIGVLYGKESLLEQMPPYQGGGEMIEHVTWSKTTYNVLPYKFEAGTPHIAGAFGLAEALNYLARFNRAELIDYENHLLSYAQNRLLQIKGLEIIGNAAQKASIISFNIKGVHPYDLGVLLDKQGIAVRTGHHCTQPLMDLYQIPGTVRASFVFYNSTEEIDRLVEAVRQGREMLL from the coding sequence ATGAAAACACAAATCAAGTTTGATTCAGACGCGGTCCGCAAGGATTTCCCCTTACTTCACAATATCCCCAACATTACATATTTGGACAACGCAGCTACCACGCACAAACCACAAACTGTTATTGATGCTGTTGAACATTTTTATACAAATGAAAATGCCAATATACACAGGGCTGTTCATGCCTTGGGTCAAGAAGCAACAAGAAAATTTGAGGAGGCGAGAACAACTGTTGCGCATTTTATCAATGCCAAACAATCAAACGAAATTATTTTCACACGTGGGGCAACTGAAGGAATTAATTTGGTAGCCTTTGCTTTTGGAGAGTTGCTGCAATCCGGAGATGAAATACTGCTATCTGACATGGAACATCATTCCAATATTGTTCCGTGGCAAATATTATGCAAACGCAAGGGATGTTTATTAAAGGTGATACCCGTCAATAGGCAAGGCAAGATAGTAGAAAAAGATTTTGAAAAATTGCTGAATTACAAGACCCGGCTTGTTGCACTGACCCATGTTTCTAATACACTTGGAACTATCAATCCAATCAAAAACCTAATTGCAAAAGCACACAATTATGGAGCGAAAGTATTGATAGACGGGGCACAGAGCATACAACATTTGCCTGTGGATATGCAAGATTTAGATTGTGATTTTTTTGCTTTCTCCGGACACAAGGTCTTTGGACCTACGGGAATCGGTGTTTTATATGGCAAAGAATCGTTATTGGAACAAATGCCTCCTTATCAAGGCGGGGGCGAAATGATTGAGCACGTAACATGGAGTAAGACCACTTACAATGTATTACCCTATAAATTTGAAGCAGGCACCCCTCATATTGCAGGTGCTTTTGGTCTTGCCGAAGCACTGAACTATCTCGCACGCTTTAACAGAGCGGAGTTGATTGATTATGAAAATCATTTGCTCTCCTATGCACAAAACCGCTTGCTTCAAATCAAAGGATTAGAAATCATTGGAAATGCTGCACAAAAGGCTTCTATTATTTCTTTTAATATCAAAGGAGTTCACCCTTACGACCTTGGAGTACTGCTTGATAAACAAGGGATTGCTGTTCGCACAGGGCACCATTGCACACAACCTTTAATGGATTTGTATCAAATTCCCGGAACCGTCAGAGCTTCTTTTGTCTTTTATAATTCAACTGAAGAAATTGACAGATTGGTGGAAGCTGTCCGACAAGGGAGGGAAATGCTGTTGTAA
- a CDS encoding N-acetylmuramoyl-L-alanine amidase: protein METKFGFIKLTATEFDTYISDLKIARTVVKIQEHHTYIPSYAHFKGNNHFDMQKSMKNTHINVNGWADIGQHLSIFPDGSVLTGRSFENSPACIFGNNAHSVCIENIGNFDKDGDEMTTQQRDAIFSVTAALCKKFNLTPNTNTIVYHHWFNLSTGERNNGSGGNKSCPGTHFFGGNKVPDCEKNFIPLVEAKLKNKPQTTTASIKKYVIVTANSLVIRKGPQALMPKVVGRPPAQFGAILRVYEEKGGWLKISSSEQHWVSKSYTKEVKRAWVKADTLNLRSGAGTNYPKVGSLPKGTEVFVFVQKNGWSLISMESKWVSNTYLDFES from the coding sequence ATGGAAACCAAATTTGGATTTATTAAACTGACTGCAACGGAGTTTGATACTTATATTTCAGACCTGAAAATAGCCCGAACTGTTGTTAAAATTCAGGAACATCACACTTATATTCCGTCTTATGCCCATTTCAAGGGCAACAATCATTTTGACATGCAAAAGAGTATGAAAAACACGCACATCAATGTAAACGGCTGGGCAGATATAGGACAACATCTAAGTATTTTCCCCGATGGTTCTGTACTTACCGGAAGGAGTTTTGAAAATTCACCTGCATGTATTTTTGGCAATAACGCTCATTCGGTTTGCATTGAAAACATTGGCAATTTTGATAAGGATGGAGACGAAATGACCACGCAACAAAGAGATGCCATTTTTTCGGTTACAGCAGCATTATGCAAGAAATTCAATCTAACGCCTAACACTAACACCATTGTTTATCATCATTGGTTTAATCTTTCTACCGGAGAGAGGAACAATGGCTCAGGAGGTAATAAATCATGTCCCGGCACTCATTTCTTTGGTGGAAATAAAGTACCCGACTGTGAGAAGAACTTTATCCCACTTGTGGAAGCCAAACTCAAGAACAAGCCACAAACTACAACCGCCTCCATTAAAAAATATGTGATTGTAACTGCAAATTCTTTAGTTATTCGCAAGGGACCCCAAGCGCTGATGCCCAAAGTTGTCGGCAGACCACCCGCCCAATTTGGCGCAATCTTGAGAGTTTATGAAGAAAAAGGGGGATGGCTTAAAATTTCTTCTTCAGAACAACATTGGGTTTCAAAAAGTTATACCAAAGAGGTAAAAAGGGCATGGGTAAAAGCAGACACACTCAATCTCAGGTCAGGCGCAGGAACGAATTATCCCAAAGTGGGTAGTTTGCCCAAGGGAACCGAAGTATTTGTGTTTGTTCAAAAAAACGGATGGAGTCTCATCAGTATGGAGTCAAAATGGGTGAGTAACACTTATCTGGACTTTGAGTCATAA